Genomic window (Gelria sp. Kuro-4):
TGACCACCTCTTTCAGGTCCTCTCGGCCGGAGTCCACGAAGATGTCCGCCGCGCCGATCTCCTTGGCCTTGGCCAGCCGCTCCGGCATCAGCTCGGCCATGATGACGCGGGCGGCGCCCTCGGCGCGGGCCAGCATGGCGTGCATGTTGCCCACCGGGCCGGCGCCGATCACCACCACCGTGTCGCCCAGGCCCACCCGGGAAAGCTCCTGGCCGTTTAAGGCGCAGGAGAAGGGCTCGGTGATGGCGGCCGTAGGAAAGTCCAGCCCCTCCGGGATGGTGAGCACCCCACCCTGGCGCACCAGGATCTCCGGCGCCGCCACGTAGTCGGCAAAGCCGCCGTCGTACTGGTAGGAGATGGCCTCCTTGTCCTCGCACTGGTTCTGGTGGCCGCTCAGGCAGTACGGGCAGCGGCCGCAGAAAATGACCACGCCCAGGATCACCCGCTGGCCCACCCGATACCCCTGGACCCCTTCACCTACCTCGGCAATCACGCCGGCGATCTCATGGCCGATGGTACGCGGCAGGGTGAAGCCGTGGGCCGAGCCGCCGGCGGCCACGTTGCGCACGTCGCTCCCGCAGATGGCGCAGGCCTTTACCTTCACCAGGAGTCCCCCGGGAGGCGCCGCGGGTTTTTCCACCTTCTCGTAGCGCAGGTCATTCGCGCCGTAAAGCCGGACTGCTTTCATGGAAGCCAAGTCTGGTCAACTCCTTAGCTTTATTCCTCCGCCAGGCGGGCGATGAAGTGCATCTCGTCGACCGTCTTCTCGTAGAGGCGCCGGTACACGCCGTAGAGCTTGCGGTAGACGGCCGTCGCCGCCGGGTTGGGTTCGTTCTTGTCGCTGAGCTCGATCCACTGCTTGATCTCGGTGAAGTCCCTATAGAAGCCCACGCCCAGGCCGGCCAGGAAGGCATCTGCCACCGGCGCCCCGGCCACCTTGGCCATATAGTCCTGGGGCACGTTCATGACATCGGTGACGATCTGCCGAAAAAGCGGGCTCGAGGCGCCGCCGTCCACGGCCACCACGCGCTCCGGCATAATCCCGAGCTCGCGCGCCACCTCGGCGTGGTGCTCCAGGCCGTAACCGATGCCCTCCATGATGGCCCGGTACAGGTGCGCCCGGGTGTGGTAGAGGCTGAGGCCGAAGAACATGCCACGGGCGTACGGGTCCCAGATGGGGGTGCGCTCGCCCATGAAGTACGGGACGAGCACCACGCCGTCGGAACCGGGCGGGATAAGCTGCGCCTCCAGATCCATGATCTTATAGGCCGACGCGCCTACCTTGGCCTCGGTCTCCTTTTCCACCTGCCCGAACTGGTCGCGGAACCAGCGAATGACGGCCCCGGTGGTGCCCAGGCCGGCCAGAGCCACGTAAGCACCGGGGTAGATGTGCGGGAAGTTGATGAAGCGCCGGTCAAACTTGGGCTCGGCCAGGGCGATCTGCCAGCAGTGGGTGGTGCCGTACATGCAGGCCGAGGTACCCGGTTCGATCATGCCCACGCTGAAGGCCGAGCAGGAGGCATCCACCCCGCCGCCGGCGATAACCGGCGTGCCCATGGCGAGGCCCGTCTCGCGGGCGGCCGCCTCGCTCACCGCGCCGACCACCTCGTGCGCCGGGCAGGGCCGCGGCAGCTTGGCCGGGTCGATGCCGCAGGCCGCGCACATCTCCTCGGACCACTTCAGGTTCTTGATGTCAAAGAGCGGTGCCGTGAGACCTGCCACACCGTAGTCGATGACCGCTTCGCCGGTGAGCTTGAAGATGATGTAGGCGTGGGAGTTCAGCATTTTCCAGGTGCGTTCGTAGTTTTCCCGTTCGTTGCGCGCATACCACATCATCTTGTAGCCGGCGAAGTACGGGTCGACGGCGTTGCCGCTCACTGCGAAGATCTTGTCTTCGCCCAGGTGCTCTTTCGCCCAGCCGCACTCGGCCGTGGCGCGCCGGTCCATGTAGATGATGCAGGGCCGCACCGCTCTGCCCTCGTGGTCTACCGGGGCCATATCCGGGGTGAGACCACTTACGCCGATGCCGGCGATCTCCTGGGGAGAGACCCGGGAGTCGGCCAGCATCTTTTTCACTATCTTCTTAAAGTCACCCCAGTAAACTGCCTCCGGGTCCTGTTCCGCCCAGGCCGGGCGCGGCACGTCCACCCCGTGCTCGGCCGCCGCCGCGGCCACCACCGCGCCGTCCCGGGTGATGATGACGCCCTTGCTGCCAGAGGTACCCGCGTCAAAACCAAGAAGGTACTCAGCCATCTTCTCCCGCCCCCCTTCTTCTTGTTAAGGACGACGCCACGCTCTCCGCTCCTCTTTTCCGGCTGGACAGGCCGGCCGTTCCCGCTTGTGCAGCAACATCCCTCCTTCTTCACAAAACGCAAGAGGACCGCTGTAAGCAGACTCAGCATGCTTACAGGGCCCTCTCTTAAAACTCTCGGCCCCACAAATATATACTACTTTTCCTGGCGCCTTATTCCAGTTCCATTCGGGTCAAACTTTTTCTTACTCTTAGTATTCGCCGTGTTTTCCCGAATTCCTTCATAACTAGGAAATTGCCTTTCATCCTGGCCGCCCCTCAGGTTCAGGTCGGCGGACGTGAGCCACCACAGCGCCTGGCAGCTGGTATCCACCGCCACCGCGCCCGCCGCCAGGATGGCGCGCGCCTGCGGCACAGTACGGATGAAACCGGCCGCCATAACCGGCAGGGATACTTCCTGATGAACAAGCGGCAACACCTCGGGAACCAGCGGGCCGGGCAAAAGCTCCAGGAAGTCCGCCCGGCTCCCCTTCACCACCCGCAGGCCCTTCTCGAGAGCCGCGCTGTCGTGGAGGAACATGCGCTGGACGGCCAGGATTTTTTCCCGCCGGGCGGCTTCGATGAGCCCCGCATTGGGGGTGATGATGCCGTCGACCTTCAGCCCCCGGGCCAGGTACTCTACCACCGTCCTGTCCTTGCCGTAGCCTTCCAGGAGGTCCACCTGCACCAGGACGCGCCGCTCCAGGTGCTTCAGCCGCGCCACCAGGGCGGGCAGATCAAAGAGGGAAGCCCGGGAGATAAGCACCACCGCCGCCTGCGGCGGCAGTTTCTCGATTTCCTGGTCGT
Coding sequences:
- a CDS encoding zinc-dependent dehydrogenase; the encoded protein is MKAVRLYGANDLRYEKVEKPAAPPGGLLVKVKACAICGSDVRNVAAGGSAHGFTLPRTIGHEIAGVIAEVGEGVQGYRVGQRVILGVVIFCGRCPYCLSGHQNQCEDKEAISYQYDGGFADYVAAPEILVRQGGVLTIPEGLDFPTAAITEPFSCALNGQELSRVGLGDTVVVIGAGPVGNMHAMLARAEGAARVIMAELMPERLAKAKEIGAADIFVDSGREDLKEVVMQATGGRGADVVIVAAPSGQAQLQAIGIAAKRGRVNFFGGLPKGRSEITLDSNVIHYRELFVHGTSDSTPIHMKKILDLMAAGRLDAERLVTKVLPLSKYREGFELARSGAALKVILAPEA
- a CDS encoding FGGY-family carbohydrate kinase encodes the protein MAEYLLGFDAGTSGSKGVIITRDGAVVAAAAAEHGVDVPRPAWAEQDPEAVYWGDFKKIVKKMLADSRVSPQEIAGIGVSGLTPDMAPVDHEGRAVRPCIIYMDRRATAECGWAKEHLGEDKIFAVSGNAVDPYFAGYKMMWYARNERENYERTWKMLNSHAYIIFKLTGEAVIDYGVAGLTAPLFDIKNLKWSEEMCAACGIDPAKLPRPCPAHEVVGAVSEAAARETGLAMGTPVIAGGGVDASCSAFSVGMIEPGTSACMYGTTHCWQIALAEPKFDRRFINFPHIYPGAYVALAGLGTTGAVIRWFRDQFGQVEKETEAKVGASAYKIMDLEAQLIPPGSDGVVLVPYFMGERTPIWDPYARGMFFGLSLYHTRAHLYRAIMEGIGYGLEHHAEVARELGIMPERVVAVDGGASSPLFRQIVTDVMNVPQDYMAKVAGAPVADAFLAGLGVGFYRDFTEIKQWIELSDKNEPNPAATAVYRKLYGVYRRLYEKTVDEMHFIARLAEE
- a CDS encoding glycerol-3-phosphate responsive antiterminator, which translates into the protein MDWLMLFARHPVIPSLWHDQEIEKLPPQAAVVLISRASLFDLPALVARLKHLERRVLVQVDLLEGYGKDRTVVEYLARGLKVDGIITPNAGLIEAARREKILAVQRMFLHDSAALEKGLRVVKGSRADFLELLPGPLVPEVLPLVHQEVSLPVMAAGFIRTVPQARAILAAGAVAVDTSCQALWWLTSADLNLRGGQDERQFPSYEGIRENTANTKSKKKFDPNGTGIRRQEK